One segment of Haemophilus influenzae DNA contains the following:
- a CDS encoding YadA-like family protein: MNKIFNVIWNVVTQTWVVVSELTRTHTKCASATVAVAVLATLLSATAEANDTLTIGGNTPATGGTATPKVNVTSTANGLNFAQEGKTGKEAYVHLNGIGSTLADTITGTTKTATNGVAVENHNRAASVADVLNAGWNIKGVKPNETTSDNVDFVRTYDTVEFLSANPETTTVTVESKDSGVRTEVKIGAKTSVIKEKDGKLVTGKEKGENGSSTDEGKGLVTAKEVIDAVNNAGWRIKTTANGQADKFETVTSGTNVTFADGNGTTAEVTKDNNGITVKYNAKVGDGLKIDNISKKIVADTTALTVNDGKDVNNPKGKVKELASDDEKKKLVKAGDLVDALNKLSWTAKADKEDGGEVDNTKAANGQEVKAGETVTFKAGKNLKVKQDGADFTYSLKDTLTGLTSITLNDATANGGNGAKTEITKDGLTITPATNAGVTAKEEDKISVTKDGIKAGGKEITNVASALKTYGQANAQAQPQPADNTVDKAKQNLVDLSSVTTPAVGGATTNDELAKKAATVGDLAGLGWVLSADKTTKDGGGVEDKAFHAAVKNANEVEFKGKGAATVSAKSDNNGKYTVTVDVAETQVGDGLEKADGKIKLKASTDTNNVLTVNGNGASVTKGSFETVQTDATAAAGQAADANRGKVVVTGVTNGTPTDDDKKKVATVVDVAKAINDAATFVKVENDDTEINDKPTDDGKNDALKAGDTLTLKAGKNLRVKRDGSNVTFALAKDLDVKTATVSDTLTIGGGMPAAGGAATPKVNVTSTADGLKFTKEPAGANGDTTVHLTNIASTLADHRIGNTAHLDNQVDDAHRNRAATVGDVLSSGWNIKGAKTAGGTVENIDFVATYDTVDFVDDGKTTTVTVTQKTDKKGAEVKIGAKTSVIAEKDGKLLTGKDNKANGGTNTTPATDDTDDGKGLVTAETVIEAVNKAGWRVKTTATPQNGDGFETVASGTNVTFASGNGTTAIVTKDINGITVKYEAKVGDGLKLDGDKIAADTTALTVENGKVKTPDTTNGGNGNKLVNASGLAEALNKLSWTAKAEADTANGGELDGQATDKEVKAGDKVTFKAGKNLKVKQEGANFTYSLKDTLSDLTSITLGKTGAGANGASTKITNEGLTITPNGGTTGADTANTISVTKDGIKAGNKAITNVTSGLRAYDDKNFDLNNNSITDLNRHFEDAYKGLLNLNEKGADQQLLVADSTAATVGDLRKLGWVVSTKNGTDEESYKVKQADEVLFTGSGAATVTSASENGKHTITVSVAETKADSGLEKNGDTIKLKVDKSTNNVLTVSENGTAVTKGEFNTVDTSVPADDATTETKNNRGKVTVKDADKADKSVATVKDVATAINSAATFVKTANLDTALNEADATDKGDDALKAGDTLTFNAGKNLKVKRDGKNITFDLAKNLEAKTATFSDKLSIGSGANAVDITNENGGLKLAKGAADIQLRGIGSTLTDTITGTTTKAENGVDVKNHNLAASVKDVLSAGWNIKGVTTGSATGKSENVDFVRTYDTVEFLSASADTTTVTVDSKDNGKTTKVKIGTKTSVIAEKDGKLVTGKGNKDAGGTNANTADDTDAGKGLVTAETVIEAVNKAGWKVTGEGTTVGNNETALTKDNAQTVTSGTSVNFKNGKTTTATVSKDDQGNITVKYDVNVGEVLKDNEFRAPDNTKLVKIGDEYFSEEDIDPATGKPKETNGKKVAAKYKTVGNEVFAVNTDGTTTMGNAVTLTNQNQGVVTGKQVAEAIAKSGWNLGLANADQAVSAFTTGGKALSDVMLERVNANDNVRFANGKNTVVKAAVVEDVDKDGNKVTNTYVRTDVTGLPVQYTTENGKAVSKVGDKYYTLDDKGEPSATALTDEQVGKLSVNLVSPTADSNKPTALGNLANGAKTFAAPTVDGKELALANDGKYYPKDTLGANNAAPTDGTASVKVANPGKAGLADLANSTSSNAATVGDLKNLGWQISVGDGYNDQVRNADKVNFKGSNGISVSGKTLDGGRREITFELAKGEVVKSNEFTVKETNGKETSLVKVGDKYYSKEDIDLTTGKPMAGKTEKYKVENGKVVSADGSSNTAVTLTNKGSGYVTGNQVADAIAKSGFELGLSNETEAKAAFGDKEKALSDTKLETVNAHDKVRFANGLNTKVSAATMESTDANGDKVTTTFVKTDVELPLTQIYNTDANGKKITKVVKDGQTKWYELNADGTASNKEVTLGNVDANGKKVVKVTENGADKWYYTNADGAADKTKGEVSNDKVSTDEKHVVRLDPNNQSNGKGVVIDNVANGDISATSTDAINGSQLYAVAKGVTNLAGQVNNLEGKVNKVGKRADAGTASALAASQLPQATMPGKSMVAIAGSSYQGQNGLAIGVSRISDNGKVIIRLSGTTNSQGKTGVAAGVGYQW, from the coding sequence ATGAACAAAATTTTTAACGTTATTTGGAATGTTGTGACTCAAACTTGGGTTGTCGTATCTGAACTCACTCGCACCCACACCAAATGCGCCTCCGCCACCGTGGCAGTTGCCGTATTGGCAACCCTGTTGTCCGCAACGGCTGAAGCGAACGATACTTTAACGATTGGCGGAAATACACCTGCTACGGGTGGTACTGCAACGCCAAAAGTAAATGTCACTAGCACGGCAAATGGCTTGAATTTTGCACAAGAGGGTAAAACAGGTAAGGAAGCTTACGTTCATTTAAATGGCATTGGCTCTACCTTGGCTGATACTATCACGGGTACAACAAAAACTGCAACTAACGGTGTGGCTGTTGAAAATCATAATCGTGCTGCGAGTGTAGCTGATGTGTTGAATGCAGGTTGGAACATTAAGGGGGTTAAACCTAACGAGACAACTTCTGATAATGTTGATTTTGTCCGTACTTACGACACGGTTGAGTTTTTAAGTGCAAATCCAGAAACCACGACTGTTACTGTAGAAAGTAAAGATAGCGGAGTTAGAACTGAAGTTAAAATCGGTGCGAAGACTTCTGTTATCAAAGAAAAGGACGGTAAGTTGGTTACTGGTAAAGAAAAAGGCGAGAATGGTTCTTCTACAGACGAGGGCAAAGGCTTAGTTACTGCAAAAGAAGTGATTGATGCTGTGAACAATGCTGGTTGGAGAATTAAAACAACAGCTAATGGTCAAGCTGATAAGTTTGAAACTGTCACATCAGGCACGAATGTAACCTTTGCTGATGGTAATGGTACAACTGCGGAAGTGACCAAAGATAACAATGGCATTACTGTTAAATATAATGCAAAAGTTGGCGATGGCTTGAAGATTGATAACATTAGCAAAAAAATCGTTGCAGATACGACCGCACTTACTGTGAATGATGGTAAGGACGTTAATAATCCGAAAGGTAAAGTTAAAGAGCTTGCTTCTGATGACGAGAAGAAAAAACTTGTTAAGGCAGGCGATTTAGTTGATGCGTTAAATAAATTAAGTTGGACTGCAAAAGCTGATAAAGAAGACGGCGGCGAGGTAGATAATACAAAAGCTGCAAACGGTCAAGAAGTCAAAGCGGGCGAAACGGTAACCTTTAAAGCGGGCAAGAACTTAAAAGTGAAACAAGATGGTGCGGACTTTACTTATTCACTGAAAGATACTTTAACGGGCTTAACGAGCATTACTTTAAATGACGCTACAGCTAATGGCGGAAATGGTGCGAAAACCGAAATTACCAAAGACGGCTTAACCATCACGCCAGCAACTAACGCAGGTGTAACAGCTAAAGAAGAAGATAAAATCAGCGTAACCAAAGATGGCATTAAAGCGGGTGGTAAAGAAATTACCAATGTTGCGAGTGCTTTAAAAACTTATGGGCAAGCTAATGCACAAGCTCAACCTCAGCCTGCAGATAACACTGTTGATAAAGCTAAACAAAATTTAGTTGATTTGAGTAGCGTTACAACACCTGCAGTAGGTGGTGCTACAACAAATGACGAGCTAGCTAAAAAAGCTGCCACTGTAGGCGACTTGGCAGGCTTGGGCTGGGTGCTTTCAGCTGATAAAACCACGAAAGATGGCGGCGGTGTTGAAGATAAGGCATTCCACGCAGCGGTTAAAAACGCCAATGAAGTTGAGTTCAAAGGTAAGGGTGCGGCGACTGTATCTGCGAAATCTGATAACAACGGAAAATATACTGTAACTGTTGATGTAGCAGAAACCCAAGTTGGCGACGGTCTTGAGAAAGCTGATGGCAAGATTAAACTCAAAGCAAGCACGGATACCAATAATGTTTTAACGGTTAATGGTAACGGTGCGTCTGTTACTAAAGGTAGCTTTGAAACTGTGCAGACTGATGCAACTGCAGCTGCAGGTCAAGCTGCAGATGCCAACCGCGGTAAAGTAGTTGTAACTGGTGTGACAAATGGCACACCAACTGATGATGACAAGAAAAAAGTCGCGACAGTGGTTGATGTAGCTAAAGCGATTAACGACGCCGCAACTTTCGTGAAAGTGGAAAATGACGACACTGAAATTAATGATAAACCAACAGATGATGGTAAAAATGATGCTCTCAAGGCAGGCGACACCTTAACCTTGAAAGCAGGTAAAAACTTAAGAGTTAAACGTGACGGTAGTAACGTAACCTTTGCTTTAGCGAAAGACCTTGATGTGAAAACTGCGACTGTGAGTGATACCTTAACGATTGGTGGGGGTATGCCTGCTGCAGGCGGTGCTGCAACACCAAAAGTGAATGTGACTAGCACGGCTGACGGCTTGAAGTTCACTAAAGAGCCTGCGGGTGCTAATGGCGATACTACGGTTCACTTGACTAATATTGCCTCAACCTTGGCTGATCATCGTATAGGTAATACAGCTCATCTGGATAACCAAGTTGATGACGCTCATCGTAATCGTGCAGCGACTGTTGGCGACGTGTTGAGTAGTGGTTGGAATATTAAAGGTGCTAAGACTGCAGGTGGTACTGTTGAGAATATTGATTTTGTTGCAACCTACGATACGGTAGATTTTGTAGATGATGGCAAAACAACGACTGTAACGGTAACTCAAAAAACTGACAAGAAAGGTGCCGAAGTTAAAATTGGTGCGAAGACTTCTGTTATCGCTGAAAAAGATGGTAAGTTGCTTACTGGAAAAGATAACAAAGCAAATGGTGGTACAAACACCACTCCTGCAACTGATGATACGGATGATGGCAAAGGCTTAGTGACTGCAGAGACTGTGATTGAAGCAGTGAACAAAGCTGGTTGGAGAGTTAAAACAACAGCAACTCCTCAAAATGGAGATGGTTTTGAAACTGTCGCATCAGGCACAAATGTAACCTTTGCTAGTGGTAATGGTACAACTGCGATTGTAACTAAAGATATCAACGGTATTACCGTTAAGTATGAAGCGAAAGTTGGAGATGGCTTGAAACTAGACGGCGATAAAATCGCTGCAGATACGACCGCACTTACTGTAGAAAACGGTAAGGTAAAAACCCCTGATACAACTAATGGTGGTAATGGTAATAAACTTGTTAATGCAAGTGGTTTAGCGGAAGCGTTAAATAAATTAAGTTGGACTGCAAAAGCTGAAGCAGATACTGCTAATGGCGGAGAGCTTGATGGACAAGCGACAGATAAAGAAGTCAAAGCGGGCGACAAAGTAACCTTTAAAGCGGGTAAGAACTTAAAAGTGAAACAAGAGGGTGCGAACTTTACTTATTCACTGAAAGATACACTTAGTGATTTAACAAGTATTACTTTAGGTAAAACGGGAGCTGGTGCAAACGGTGCAAGCACTAAGATTACCAATGAGGGCTTAACCATCACGCCAAATGGCGGTACGACAGGTGCTGACACTGCAAACACCATTAGCGTAACCAAAGATGGCATTAAAGCGGGTAATAAAGCTATTACTAATGTTACAAGTGGTTTAAGAGCTTATGATGATAAGAATTTTGATCTTAACAATAACTCTATAACTGATTTAAATAGACACTTTGAAGATGCTTATAAAGGTTTATTAAATCTAAATGAAAAAGGTGCGGATCAACAGCTGTTGGTGGCTGACAGCACTGCAGCAACTGTGGGCGATTTGCGTAAATTGGGTTGGGTAGTATCAACCAAAAACGGTACTGACGAGGAAAGCTATAAAGTTAAACAAGCTGATGAAGTTCTCTTTACTGGATCTGGTGCTGCAACTGTTACTTCTGCTTCTGAAAATGGTAAACATACGATTACTGTTAGTGTGGCTGAAACCAAAGCAGATAGCGGTCTTGAAAAAAATGGCGATACTATTAAGCTCAAAGTGGATAAAAGCACTAATAATGTTTTAACTGTTAGTGAAAACGGCACAGCGGTAACTAAAGGCGAATTTAATACAGTGGATACTTCAGTTCCTGCTGATGATGCAACTACTGAAACTAAAAATAATCGTGGTAAGGTTACTGTAAAAGATGCTGATAAGGCAGATAAATCAGTTGCAACTGTAAAAGATGTTGCAACAGCAATTAACAGTGCGGCAACCTTTGTGAAAACAGCGAATTTAGATACCGCACTTAATGAAGCTGATGCGACAGATAAGGGAGATGATGCACTTAAAGCAGGCGACACCTTAACCTTTAACGCGGGTAAAAACCTGAAAGTTAAACGTGATGGAAAAAATATTACCTTTGACTTGGCAAAAAACCTTGAAGCGAAAACCGCGACCTTTAGTGATAAGTTGTCGATTGGTTCTGGTGCGAATGCAGTTGATATTACGAATGAAAATGGCGGATTGAAGTTGGCGAAAGGTGCTGCTGATATTCAATTACGAGGTATTGGTTCAACCTTAACTGACACTATCACAGGCACAACAACAAAAGCTGAAAATGGTGTAGATGTTAAAAATCATAACCTTGCAGCAAGTGTGAAAGATGTGTTGAGTGCTGGTTGGAATATTAAGGGTGTTACAACTGGTTCCGCAACAGGTAAGTCAGAAAATGTTGATTTTGTCCGTACTTACGACACAGTTGAGTTCTTGAGTGCGAGTGCAGATACAACAACAGTGACTGTAGATAGTAAAGATAATGGAAAAACCACTAAAGTTAAAATCGGTACGAAGACTTCTGTTATTGCTGAAAAAGACGGTAAGTTAGTTACTGGTAAAGGTAACAAAGATGCAGGTGGCACAAATGCCAATACAGCTGATGATACAGATGCAGGTAAAGGCTTAGTGACTGCAGAGACTGTGATTGAAGCAGTGAACAAGGCTGGTTGGAAAGTCACTGGCGAGGGTACAACTGTTGGTAATAATGAAACTGCATTAACCAAAGACAACGCCCAAACCGTTACATCAGGCACAAGCGTGAACTTCAAGAACGGTAAGACAACTACTGCGACTGTAAGTAAAGATGATCAAGGTAACATTACGGTTAAGTATGATGTAAATGTTGGCGAAGTCTTGAAAGACAATGAATTCCGCGCACCAGATAACACAAAACTTGTGAAGATCGGCGATGAATACTTCAGTGAGGAAGATATTGATCCTGCGACAGGTAAACCAAAAGAAACTAATGGTAAGAAAGTTGCTGCTAAATATAAAACAGTGGGTAATGAAGTCTTTGCCGTTAATACTGATGGAACTACCACTATGGGCAATGCCGTTACTTTAACTAACCAAAATCAAGGTGTGGTTACAGGTAAACAGGTGGCAGAAGCCATTGCGAAGTCTGGTTGGAATTTAGGTTTGGCGAATGCTGATCAAGCTGTTTCTGCCTTTACGACTGGTGGCAAAGCCTTATCAGATGTTATGCTTGAGCGTGTTAATGCAAATGATAATGTGCGTTTTGCAAATGGTAAAAATACCGTAGTGAAAGCGGCTGTAGTGGAAGATGTGGATAAAGATGGTAATAAAGTTACCAATACTTATGTCCGCACCGATGTAACAGGTTTGCCTGTTCAATACACAACAGAAAATGGCAAAGCGGTAAGTAAAGTGGGGGATAAATACTACACTTTAGATGATAAAGGCGAGCCGTCAGCAACTGCATTGACTGATGAACAAGTTGGTAAATTAAGTGTGAATTTGGTAAGCCCAACTGCAGATAGCAATAAGCCAACGGCTTTAGGCAATCTTGCAAATGGTGCGAAAACCTTTGCCGCTCCAACAGTAGATGGTAAGGAATTAGCATTAGCAAATGATGGCAAGTATTATCCGAAAGATACATTGGGGGCAAATAATGCCGCACCAACGGATGGTACAGCCTCTGTTAAAGTAGCCAACCCAGGCAAGGCAGGATTGGCAGACTTGGCAAATTCAACATCAAGCAATGCGGCAACTGTGGGCGATTTGAAAAACTTGGGCTGGCAGATTTCTGTAGGCGATGGCTACAATGACCAAGTGAGAAATGCCGATAAGGTTAATTTCAAAGGTAGTAACGGTATTAGCGTTTCTGGTAAAACACTAGATGGCGGTAGGCGTGAAATTACTTTTGAATTGGCTAAAGGCGAAGTGGTTAAATCGAATGAATTTACCGTCAAAGAAACCAATGGAAAGGAAACGAGCCTGGTTAAAGTTGGCGATAAGTATTACAGCAAAGAGGATATTGACTTAACAACTGGTAAACCGATGGCAGGTAAAACTGAAAAATATAAGGTTGAAAACGGCAAAGTCGTTTCTGCTGACGGCAGCAGCAATACCGCTGTTACCCTAACCAACAAAGGTTCTGGCTATGTAACAGGTAACCAAGTGGCAGATGCGATTGCGAAATCAGGCTTTGAGCTTGGTTTGTCAAATGAAACAGAAGCGAAAGCAGCGTTTGGCGATAAAGAAAAAGCCTTGTCTGATACTAAACTGGAAACTGTAAATGCCCACGACAAAGTCCGTTTTGCTAATGGTTTAAATACCAAAGTGAGCGCGGCAACGATGGAAAGCACCGATGCAAACGGCGATAAAGTGACCACAACCTTTGTGAAAACCGATGTGGAATTGCCTTTAACGCAAATCTACAATACCGATGCAAACGGTAAGAAAATCACTAAAGTTGTCAAAGATGGTCAAACTAAATGGTATGAACTGAATGCTGATGGTACGGCGAGTAACAAAGAAGTGACACTTGGTAACGTGGATGCAAACGGTAAGAAAGTTGTGAAAGTAACCGAAAATGGTGCGGATAAGTGGTATTACACCAATGCTGACGGTGCTGCGGATAAAACCAAAGGCGAAGTGAGCAATGATAAAGTTTCTACCGATGAAAAACACGTTGTCCGCCTTGATCCGAACAATCAATCGAACGGCAAAGGCGTGGTCATTGACAATGTGGCTAATGGCGATATTTCTGCCACTTCCACCGATGCGATTAACGGAAGCCAGTTGTATGCTGTGGCAAAAGGGGTAACAAACCTTGCTGGACAAGTGAATAATCTTGAGGGCAAAGTGAATAAAGTGGGCAAACGTGCAGATGCAGGTACAGCAAGTGCATTAGCGGCTTCACAGTTACCACAAGCCACTATGCCAGGTAAATCAATGGTTGCTATTGCGGGAAGTAGTTATCAAGGTCAAAATGGTTTAGCTATCGGGGTATCAAGAATTTCCGATAATGGCAAAGTGATTATTCGCTTGTCAGGCACAACCAATAGTCAAGGTAAAACAGGCGTTGCAGCAGGTGTTGGTTACCAGTGGTAA
- the pxpB gene encoding 5-oxoprolinase subunit PxpB → MNIVPISESAVVCSLPPPASIQQQRQLWALARQLQSEQDIVEVVLGMNNLTVFTDFFVDFKPLVQRLEQLWAELKVSDFQGRHIEIPVIYGGERGQDLSDVAKFHQTTPERIIQMHSEPIYTVYMIGFQAGFPYLGGLPENLHTPRRATPRTVVPAGSVGIGGVQTGIYPFSSPGGWQLIGYTKQALFDKNQVQPTLLQAGDTVKFIVEGIEL, encoded by the coding sequence ATGAATATCGTTCCGATCAGTGAGTCGGCGGTGGTTTGCTCTTTGCCACCCCCAGCTTCCATTCAACAACAACGCCAATTATGGGCGTTGGCTCGTCAATTGCAATCAGAACAAGATATTGTAGAAGTTGTCTTGGGAATGAATAATCTTACGGTTTTTACCGATTTTTTCGTAGATTTTAAGCCGCTTGTGCAACGTTTAGAACAACTTTGGGCTGAATTGAAAGTATCGGATTTTCAAGGACGCCATATTGAAATTCCTGTTATTTATGGGGGAGAGCGAGGTCAGGATTTATCTGATGTAGCGAAATTTCATCAGACAACACCAGAGCGGATTATTCAGATGCACAGTGAGCCTATTTATACTGTGTATATGATTGGTTTCCAAGCAGGCTTTCCTTATTTGGGTGGTTTACCTGAAAACTTACACACGCCACGCCGTGCCACGCCAAGAACGGTTGTTCCTGCTGGTTCTGTTGGTATTGGTGGTGTGCAAACGGGGATTTATCCTTTTTCTTCGCCAGGTGGGTGGCAGTTGATCGGTTATACTAAGCAAGCACTTTTTGATAAAAATCAAGTGCAACCAACCTTATTACAAGCTGGCGATACTGTGAAATTTATTGTGGAGGGGATTGAACTATGA
- a CDS encoding 5-oxoprolinase/urea amidolyase family protein, whose protein sequence is MIDVLDVQSRATIQDLGRFGLRRFGISHCGAMDKLALRAGNILLGNAENVPVIEVPLGGITLQFQQDMNFCVTGAFYEMTLDDKPVFAYWRYQARAGQILKMTRAKIGMYGYLCVQGGFVLPQALNSCSTDLRAKIGGIEGRCLQTGDQLQTANDHILRSEIGVAPIPLSDVIRALPSSEYQAFKRKSQYYWWRNEWTLQSNSDRMGYRFQGQTLELKQPLEMLSHAIQFGSVQVPPSGQPIILMADAQTTGGYPKIANVIDADLGALAQVRLGSTIKFEAVSLQEAAKLRRKNEIYLDQIRRIVDEKN, encoded by the coding sequence ATGATTGATGTGCTTGATGTGCAATCCCGTGCGACTATTCAAGATTTAGGACGTTTTGGTTTACGCCGATTTGGTATTAGCCATTGTGGGGCAATGGATAAATTAGCCTTACGTGCAGGCAATATTTTATTGGGCAATGCAGAGAATGTTCCTGTTATTGAAGTGCCTTTAGGCGGCATTACATTGCAATTTCAGCAAGATATGAATTTTTGTGTGACTGGTGCTTTTTATGAAATGACGTTAGATGATAAGCCTGTTTTTGCTTATTGGCGTTATCAAGCACGTGCCGGTCAAATATTAAAAATGACTCGTGCAAAAATTGGAATGTATGGTTATTTATGTGTTCAAGGCGGTTTTGTTTTGCCTCAAGCATTGAATTCTTGTAGTACGGATTTGAGAGCGAAAATAGGGGGTATTGAGGGACGTTGTTTGCAGACAGGCGATCAGCTACAAACGGCAAATGATCATATTTTGCGTAGCGAAATTGGTGTTGCGCCCATTCCGCTTAGTGATGTTATTCGTGCTTTGCCATCTTCTGAATATCAGGCGTTTAAACGAAAATCCCAGTATTATTGGTGGCGAAATGAATGGACGTTGCAAAGTAATAGTGATCGTATGGGGTATCGTTTTCAAGGTCAGACATTAGAATTAAAGCAGCCGTTGGAAATGCTATCTCACGCCATTCAGTTTGGTAGTGTGCAAGTTCCACCAAGTGGTCAGCCTATTATTTTGATGGCGGATGCACAAACCACAGGCGGTTATCCTAAAATTGCTAATGTGATTGATGCCGATCTTGGGGCTTTGGCACAGGTGCGTTTAGGTTCAACGATTAAATTTGAAGCGGTTAGCTTACAAGAGGCGGCTAAATTACGCCGTAAAAATGAAATATACCTTGATCAAATTAGGAGAATTGTTGATGAAAAAAATTGA
- the pxpA gene encoding 5-oxoprolinase subunit PxpA, with translation MKKIDLNADIAEGFPFDESLLQLLSSANIACGLHAGGAKEMQSAVKFAKENKVRIGAHPSFPDRENFGRTAMALSSQELIAHLRYQLGALKAICDGEGAVISYVKPHGALYNQAAKDEKIARVIAQTVYQFDPNLKLMGLAGSLMLRIAEEEGLQTISEVFADRHYMPDGSLVPRSQPNAMVKSDKEAIQQVLQMVTKGQVNAIDGSLVPVKAESICLHGDNQHSLQFAKRIVEELEKNHIKITA, from the coding sequence ATGAAAAAAATTGATTTAAATGCAGATATTGCAGAGGGTTTTCCTTTTGATGAAAGTTTGTTGCAGTTGCTTTCTTCTGCAAATATTGCCTGTGGCTTACACGCTGGGGGCGCAAAGGAAATGCAAAGTGCGGTCAAATTTGCGAAAGAAAATAAGGTGCGTATTGGTGCGCACCCTAGTTTTCCTGATCGAGAAAATTTTGGTCGTACGGCAATGGCGTTGTCTTCACAGGAATTAATCGCACATTTGCGTTATCAATTAGGCGCCTTAAAAGCAATTTGTGATGGCGAGGGGGCGGTAATTAGTTATGTTAAGCCTCACGGTGCGTTATATAACCAAGCGGCAAAAGATGAAAAAATAGCGCGTGTAATTGCACAAACTGTTTATCAATTTGATCCGAATTTGAAATTAATGGGGTTAGCGGGTAGTTTAATGTTGCGTATCGCAGAGGAAGAAGGGCTGCAAACTATTTCTGAAGTGTTTGCCGATCGACATTATATGCCTGATGGGAGTTTAGTGCCTCGTTCTCAACCAAATGCAATGGTAAAATCTGATAAGGAAGCTATTCAACAAGTGTTACAAATGGTAACAAAGGGGCAAGTCAATGCCATTGATGGAAGCCTCGTGCCTGTAAAAGCAGAAAGTATTTGCTTACACGGCGATAATCAACATTCTTTGCAATTT